Proteins from a single region of Hordeum vulgare subsp. vulgare chromosome 6H, MorexV3_pseudomolecules_assembly, whole genome shotgun sequence:
- the LOC123405527 gene encoding leaf-specific thionin DB4-like: protein MAPSKSIKSVVICVLILGLVLEQVQVEGKSCCKTTFARNCYNTCRFAGGSRPVCAGACGCKIISGSKCPSDYPKLNLLPESGEPDVTQYCTIGCRNSVCDNVDNVFRGQKMKFDMGLCSNACARFCNDGAVIQSVEA from the exons ATGGCACCCAGTAAGAGTATTAAGAGTGTGGTCATTTGTGTTCTCATACTAGGTTTAGTTCTGGAGCAGGTCCAGGTGGAGGGAAAGAGTTGCTGCAAGACCACGTTTGCCAGAAACTGCTACAACACTTGCCGTTTCGCCGGTGGTTCCCGTCCAGTCTGTGCAGGTGCTTGTGGTTGTAAAATCATAAGCGGTTCAAAATGTCCTAGTGACTATCCTAAACTGAATCTTCTCCCTGAATCCG GTGAACCAGATGTCACTCAGTACTGCACCATTGGATGCAGGAATTCTGTCTGTGACAACGTGGACAATG TTTTCCGTGGCCAAAAGATGAAATTCGACATGGGACTCTGCAGCAACGCATGTGCCCGTTTCTGTAATGATGGTGCAGTCATTCAGTCTGTTGAAGCCTAA